A portion of the Desulfosoma caldarium genome contains these proteins:
- a CDS encoding PstA family ABC transporter permease gives MKVVWMRAVSWGCWISGVWLVVGAGVVVGFVTWRGASHIGPALLFGNVSPWDALFRAVPVFDGLWPATVGTLALVVGAVTLAAPLGLATGIYLAEFARGRLKEMLTVFFDVLAGVPSVVVGLFGFSVSLIGHKMVSPRFGPCLVVAAFSLMILVLPYVIRATQTALESVPVQVRIIALSLGADRVQNLTWVLIPYSLRGIASGLLLAIGRCAEDTAVILLTGAVVSAGVPRSLLDPFEALPFFIYYVSTQYASTEELERGFGAALILLATSLSLFAMAYAIRRAVGYRALYRA, from the coding sequence GTGAAAGTTGTGTGGATGAGGGCGGTTTCTTGGGGATGCTGGATCAGCGGCGTCTGGCTCGTTGTGGGAGCGGGTGTGGTGGTCGGTTTTGTGACCTGGCGAGGAGCATCCCATATCGGCCCGGCGCTCCTTTTTGGCAACGTTTCGCCCTGGGATGCTCTGTTTCGCGCGGTGCCCGTGTTCGACGGCTTATGGCCGGCAACTGTGGGAACCTTGGCCCTGGTGGTGGGAGCCGTCACGCTGGCAGCCCCACTGGGGCTGGCTACAGGAATTTACTTGGCCGAGTTTGCCCGAGGCCGGTTAAAGGAAATGCTCACCGTGTTTTTCGACGTCCTTGCCGGTGTGCCTTCTGTCGTTGTGGGGCTTTTTGGCTTTAGCGTCTCCCTCATTGGACACAAAATGGTCTCGCCCCGCTTTGGGCCATGCCTTGTTGTGGCCGCTTTTTCTCTTATGATTCTGGTCCTTCCCTATGTGATTCGAGCTACCCAGACGGCCCTGGAAAGCGTGCCGGTCCAGGTGCGAATCATCGCGCTGAGTCTTGGTGCCGATCGGGTTCAAAACCTAACCTGGGTTCTCATCCCCTATAGCCTTCGGGGCATAGCCAGCGGACTCCTTTTGGCCATAGGGCGGTGCGCCGAGGACACGGCCGTCATTCTGCTCACGGGAGCGGTGGTGTCGGCCGGTGTTCCTCGATCGTTGCTAGATCCCTTTGAGGCGCTGCCGTTTTTCATCTACTATGTTTCGACACAGTATGCGTCGACGGAAGAGTTGGAAAGGGGATTTGGCGCAGCTTTGATCCTTTTGGCCACAAGCCTGTCGTTGTTTGCCATGGCTTATGCCATTCGCCGGGCCGTGGGATACCGAGCCCTTTATCGGGCATGA
- a CDS encoding PstC family ABC transporter permease, whose translation MTRRERWIRKVLAAATFVAAAIPLAILIFMALLARPLFTTLPLLDLLTGSWDPIRGHFGILPMMTASLTLAFTSLAVAFPVSLGCAGLIYGLAPWTVAVPLRRLVQIMTGFPTVIYGFVGVFVLVPAVRHVFEAGSGRCLLSALIPLSLMITPTMTLFFCDAFAAVPRETLLAAAASGADAVQRFVWVVIPSAGKGLVAGTVIAFGRALGDTLIALMLAGNAAQIPSSLLDSARTLTAHIALVIAADFRSLEFAFIFLCGMVLYALTACAALYAWKIRTGIGKDAA comes from the coding sequence ATGACGCGTCGTGAACGATGGATTCGAAAAGTCCTGGCGGCGGCCACTTTCGTTGCCGCCGCCATTCCTTTGGCCATTTTGATTTTCATGGCCCTATTGGCCCGCCCCCTTTTCACCACTTTGCCCCTGCTAGACCTTCTTACCGGAAGCTGGGACCCTATTCGTGGCCACTTCGGTATTCTTCCCATGATGACAGCAAGTCTCACATTGGCGTTCACAAGCCTTGCGGTGGCCTTTCCGGTGAGTCTCGGCTGTGCGGGATTGATTTATGGCCTGGCTCCTTGGACGGTGGCGGTGCCGCTCAGGCGCCTGGTGCAGATCATGACCGGGTTTCCCACGGTCATCTATGGTTTTGTGGGGGTCTTTGTGTTAGTTCCGGCGGTCCGCCATGTTTTTGAGGCGGGTTCCGGACGGTGCCTTTTGAGCGCGCTCATCCCTCTTTCCTTGATGATCACTCCCACCATGACCCTTTTCTTTTGCGATGCTTTTGCGGCCGTACCTCGCGAGACCCTTTTGGCGGCAGCAGCCTCAGGGGCCGATGCCGTCCAACGCTTCGTCTGGGTGGTTATTCCCTCCGCTGGAAAGGGGCTTGTCGCAGGAACCGTTATTGCCTTTGGCCGTGCCCTGGGCGATACGCTCATTGCGCTCATGCTCGCCGGTAATGCTGCACAAATACCTTCCTCCCTTCTGGACTCCGCGAGAACCTTGACCGCGCACATCGCTCTGGTCATTGCTGCAGATTTTCGAAGCCTCGAATTCGCCTTCATCTTTTTGTGCGGGATGGTGCTCTATGCTTTAACCGCGTGCGCTGCCCTGTACGCATGGAAAATACGAACCGGCATAGGAAAGGATGCGGCGTGA
- a CDS encoding phosphate ABC transporter ATP-binding protein produces the protein MNVLAKIRVEHLSFSYGSRRVLHDVNAVFMEGTVTAVIGPSGRGKSSFLLAINRLWEEIPEARVQGHVWIRLDDREQLVSDPSFPVTELRRRVALVFQTPNPLPMSIYKNVAFPLNVMGIQNRDVVSEAVQKALCRAYLWNEVKHRLHEDARCLSGGQQQRLCIARALAAEPDVLLLDEPTSSLDVRAARVIEELLTSLKDQCTLVVVSHELDQVRRVADQVYEVVDGTLQQIVPSSALPGDDQRLSGSF, from the coding sequence ATGAATGTTCTTGCGAAGATTCGAGTAGAGCACTTGAGCTTTAGCTACGGTAGTCGAAGGGTGCTGCATGACGTGAATGCCGTTTTTATGGAGGGTACGGTGACGGCTGTCATCGGGCCTTCGGGGCGAGGCAAAAGCTCATTTTTGTTGGCCATCAACCGATTGTGGGAAGAAATTCCAGAAGCTCGAGTGCAAGGCCATGTGTGGATTCGCTTGGACGATCGGGAACAACTGGTTTCCGATCCGTCTTTTCCCGTCACGGAACTTCGACGGCGCGTTGCCCTGGTGTTTCAGACGCCCAATCCCCTTCCCATGAGCATCTACAAGAACGTGGCTTTTCCATTAAACGTCATGGGCATTCAGAATAGAGACGTCGTCTCGGAAGCGGTCCAAAAGGCCCTTTGCCGAGCGTATCTGTGGAACGAAGTGAAACATCGTCTGCATGAGGACGCTCGTTGCCTGTCTGGAGGCCAGCAGCAGCGGCTGTGCATCGCGCGAGCTCTTGCGGCGGAACCGGATGTGCTGCTTTTGGATGAGCCCACATCGTCCTTGGACGTACGCGCGGCGAGGGTCATTGAAGAGCTTTTAACGAGCCTTAAAGATCAATGCACCTTGGTGGTCGTCTCCCACGAACTGGATCAGGTTCGGCGCGTGGCCGATCAGGTTTATGAAGTGGTGGATGGAACTTTGCAGCAGATCGTGCCGTCGAGCGCTTTGCCAGGCGACGATCAAAGGCTCTCAGGGAGTTTTTGA
- a CDS encoding double-cubane-cluster-containing anaerobic reductase, which translates to MTGRYEAMWERLNLDLDAHASLLEVLGKFYGDIYMSQQGRLRGMEYLDFVLSEIHGLRIQELQEARANGRKVIGTFCVFVPEEIVWAADAIQVGLCAGAEAGTEAAEKILPRNTCALIKSFVGFKLARLCPFIESCDMVVGETTCDGKKKAYEIFSDYAPVYVMEIPQMKCAADRALWKAEVLRFKQAVEDLTGRSITAERLREAVVLINQRRRALQRLNRLRAAHPVPISGRDVLLINQVSFYDDPKRFTQKIEELCDELEDKVRRGEGVADGAVRLMLSGCPMAIPNWKLPYIIESSGAVVVGEESCIGSRNTRDLVDESASNLDELLDAIVDRYMKIDCACFTPNAERLEHIVDMARELNVKGVIHYGLSFCQPYAMESFKVEKALQEAGFPMVAIETDYSMEDVEQLKTRVEAFVEMVR; encoded by the coding sequence ATGACGGGACGTTACGAGGCCATGTGGGAGCGGTTGAACTTGGACCTAGACGCCCACGCATCGCTATTGGAGGTCCTCGGAAAGTTTTATGGTGACATTTACATGAGTCAGCAGGGCCGGCTTCGAGGTATGGAGTACCTGGATTTCGTGCTTTCAGAGATTCATGGTCTGCGCATTCAGGAACTTCAGGAAGCTCGGGCTAACGGGCGCAAAGTCATTGGCACCTTTTGCGTGTTTGTTCCCGAAGAAATCGTGTGGGCTGCCGATGCCATTCAGGTAGGGCTTTGCGCCGGGGCGGAAGCCGGCACCGAAGCGGCGGAAAAAATTCTTCCCCGCAACACCTGTGCCCTCATCAAGTCCTTTGTGGGTTTTAAACTGGCGCGATTGTGCCCTTTTATCGAATCCTGCGATATGGTGGTGGGAGAAACCACCTGTGACGGTAAGAAAAAGGCCTATGAGATCTTTTCTGACTATGCGCCGGTGTACGTCATGGAAATTCCCCAAATGAAATGTGCCGCCGACCGAGCCTTGTGGAAAGCGGAAGTCCTTCGGTTCAAGCAGGCCGTCGAGGATCTCACAGGTCGATCCATCACCGCAGAACGCTTGCGGGAAGCAGTTGTTCTTATCAACCAGCGCCGGCGGGCGCTGCAGCGCCTGAATCGCTTGCGAGCCGCCCATCCGGTGCCTATTTCCGGTCGCGATGTGCTTCTCATCAACCAAGTGAGTTTCTACGACGATCCGAAGCGTTTCACCCAAAAAATTGAGGAACTTTGTGACGAGTTGGAGGACAAGGTTCGTCGAGGCGAGGGGGTTGCCGACGGGGCCGTGCGGCTCATGCTTTCGGGATGCCCCATGGCCATTCCCAACTGGAAGCTTCCCTATATCATCGAATCCTCAGGGGCTGTGGTGGTCGGTGAGGAATCCTGTATCGGGTCCCGTAACACGCGAGACCTGGTCGACGAAAGCGCCTCCAACTTGGATGAATTGCTGGACGCCATCGTGGATCGGTACATGAAGATCGACTGCGCCTGTTTTACGCCCAATGCGGAGCGATTGGAGCACATTGTGGACATGGCACGGGAACTCAACGTCAAGGGCGTCATTCACTATGGGTTGTCGTTCTGTCAGCCGTATGCCATGGAAAGCTTCAAGGTGGAAAAGGCCCTTCAAGAAGCGGGTTTTCCCATGGTGGCCATCGAGACGGACTATAGCATGGAAGATGTGGAGCAGTTAAAAACGCGAGTGGAAGCGTTTGTGGAAATGGTTCGCTGA
- a CDS encoding ABC transporter ATP-binding protein: MNERPQGLQIHAVGISKVFNNGPQRVELFRDLELTVSRGEMVAVVGASGVGKSTLLHILGTLDRPTAGKVLFGGNDVFLWPEDTLAEFRNRHIGFVFQFHYLLPEFTALENVMMPGMIAGLSKKAVRARAEDLLDKLELSHRRHHRPAELSGGEQQRVAIARALVLGPSILLADEPTGNLDTKTARRFHELLVALNKELGLTMVVVTHNQELAAVMHRTLQLSDGQLRPVAAVH, from the coding sequence ATGAATGAGCGACCGCAGGGTCTGCAGATTCATGCCGTGGGCATTTCCAAAGTGTTCAACAACGGGCCGCAGCGGGTGGAACTTTTTCGAGATTTAGAACTGACCGTCTCTCGAGGCGAAATGGTCGCCGTGGTGGGCGCGTCTGGGGTGGGCAAATCCACCCTCCTGCACATTCTCGGTACCCTGGATCGGCCCACGGCCGGCAAGGTGCTTTTTGGAGGCAACGATGTCTTTTTGTGGCCGGAGGACACGCTGGCCGAATTTCGCAATCGTCATATCGGGTTTGTTTTTCAGTTTCATTACTTGTTGCCGGAATTTACGGCCCTGGAAAACGTCATGATGCCCGGTATGATCGCGGGCCTTTCCAAAAAAGCCGTTCGAGCACGGGCGGAAGATCTTTTGGATAAACTGGAGCTAAGCCACCGCCGTCACCACAGGCCGGCGGAACTTTCCGGCGGTGAACAACAGCGCGTGGCCATCGCTCGAGCCTTGGTTCTGGGACCTTCGATCCTGCTGGCCGATGAGCCGACGGGAAATCTGGACACAAAGACGGCCCGGCGGTTCCACGAGTTGCTGGTCGCTTTGAATAAAGAGTTGGGCCTCACCATGGTCGTGGTGACCCATAATCAGGAATTGGCCGCCGTCATGCATCGCACGTTGCAACTTTCGGACGGGCAACTTCGCCCGGTGGCGGCTGTCCACTGA
- a CDS encoding phosphate ABC transporter substrate-binding protein — protein MRVRRGYLLISVFLWVLATASGACADSFEAFRGLEGTLKISGGTAHIPVMQTLAQEVMRRYPAIRITIAGGGSGVGIKQVGEGLVDIGNSGRKPTDEEIAAYGLKLYRWAMDGVAAVVHPQNPVRALTVQQVKDIFSGKIMNWKDVGGPDRAIHVFTRDEASGTREVFWKKALDKGAIRKDADVVPSNGAMKTAVATDPAAIGYMSVGYVDESVRAVILDGVEANVDNVQSGRYPVARGLYSNTKGDPSPLAKAFLGLLYAPEGQAVIADKGYIPVTQ, from the coding sequence ATGCGGGTGCGGCGAGGCTATCTCCTCATTTCAGTGTTCTTGTGGGTTCTGGCGACTGCTTCGGGAGCCTGTGCGGACAGTTTTGAAGCTTTCAGAGGGCTTGAAGGAACTCTCAAGATCTCTGGGGGTACGGCCCACATTCCGGTCATGCAAACCTTGGCCCAGGAGGTGATGAGGCGCTATCCCGCTATTCGCATCACCATTGCCGGAGGTGGATCGGGCGTGGGGATCAAACAAGTGGGGGAAGGCCTTGTGGACATCGGCAACTCGGGACGCAAGCCCACGGACGAGGAAATCGCCGCGTATGGTTTGAAGCTGTATCGTTGGGCCATGGATGGGGTCGCGGCCGTCGTGCACCCTCAAAATCCCGTGCGCGCTCTAACCGTGCAGCAAGTGAAGGACATCTTTTCCGGTAAAATCATGAACTGGAAAGACGTGGGAGGGCCGGATAGAGCCATCCACGTGTTCACGCGGGATGAGGCCAGTGGAACCCGTGAAGTGTTTTGGAAAAAAGCTCTTGATAAGGGGGCGATTCGAAAGGATGCGGATGTGGTCCCGTCTAACGGGGCCATGAAAACGGCGGTGGCCACGGACCCTGCCGCCATAGGATATATGTCGGTGGGATACGTGGACGAGTCGGTCCGAGCAGTGATTTTGGACGGCGTGGAAGCCAACGTCGATAACGTGCAATCCGGGCGTTACCCCGTGGCCCGCGGGCTCTACAGCAACACCAAAGGGGATCCGTCGCCTCTGGCCAAAGCCTTTCTCGGCCTTTTGTATGCCCCTGAAGGTCAGGCGGTCATTGCGGACAAGGGATACATCCCCGTCACCCAATGA
- the lysS gene encoding lysine--tRNA ligase: protein MEELSQVLRERLAKAEQMEREGICLYPNGYTVDHAIGSIVNDFGHKSQEELESDPPAPFLVAGRIMALRSFGRSIFMHIQDGSGRIQVYCQQNTLGKDAYALVKKLDLGDIIRVRGTLFRTKTKELTLLAQDVVLLTKNLRPLPEKYHGLKDVETRYRQRYVDLIVNPSVRDTFVKRTQIVQAVRQFLSSRGFLEVETPMMQIIPGGATAKPFKTFHNALGIDLYLRIAPELYLKRLLVGGFERVFELNRNFRNEGISTQHNPEFTMLEFYQAYATFEDLITLTEQLFVHVAQQVNGGRLQVTYQGATIDLTPPWRRFRLSEALTEIGQIPPEAVHDPDATANVARSLNLPVEKYEGHGKLLTKIFDLVVEPKLVQPTFITHYPLEVSPLSRKNDREPHLTDRFELFIAGREMANAFSELNDPRDQRERFRRQLEAREAGDEEAHLMDEDYIRALEYGMPPAAGEGIGIDRMVMLFTDSPSIRDVILFPHLRPEKKQ from the coding sequence ATGGAGGAACTCAGTCAGGTACTTCGGGAGCGCCTTGCCAAAGCGGAACAAATGGAACGGGAAGGCATATGCCTTTACCCGAACGGATACACCGTGGATCATGCCATCGGCTCCATCGTGAACGATTTCGGTCACAAGAGCCAGGAGGAGCTGGAATCTGATCCCCCTGCCCCTTTCCTTGTGGCGGGTCGAATCATGGCGTTGCGTTCTTTCGGCCGGTCCATTTTTATGCACATTCAGGACGGTTCCGGCCGCATTCAGGTTTACTGCCAGCAAAACACGCTGGGCAAGGATGCGTACGCCCTAGTCAAGAAGTTGGATCTGGGAGACATCATCCGCGTTCGCGGCACCCTTTTTCGCACCAAGACCAAGGAACTGACCCTTCTGGCCCAGGACGTCGTGCTTCTAACCAAGAACCTTCGTCCACTTCCCGAAAAATACCACGGCCTCAAAGATGTGGAGACCCGCTACCGCCAGAGGTATGTGGATCTTATTGTGAATCCTTCGGTTCGAGACACCTTTGTCAAGAGGACGCAGATCGTTCAGGCCGTGCGGCAATTTCTTTCCAGTCGAGGCTTTCTGGAAGTGGAAACGCCCATGATGCAGATCATTCCAGGAGGCGCCACGGCCAAGCCCTTCAAGACCTTTCACAACGCTCTCGGCATTGACCTTTATCTTCGCATCGCTCCGGAGCTTTATCTTAAAAGGCTTCTTGTTGGCGGCTTTGAACGTGTTTTTGAACTCAACCGCAATTTTCGAAACGAGGGCATTTCCACGCAGCACAATCCCGAATTCACGATGCTGGAATTCTACCAAGCCTACGCCACCTTTGAGGACCTTATCACCCTCACCGAGCAACTCTTTGTCCACGTGGCGCAACAGGTCAACGGCGGTCGCCTTCAGGTTACCTACCAGGGCGCTACCATAGATCTGACACCTCCCTGGCGCCGCTTTCGTCTGTCGGAAGCGTTGACGGAAATCGGCCAAATTCCGCCGGAAGCCGTGCACGATCCCGACGCCACTGCCAATGTAGCCCGTTCCCTAAACCTGCCAGTGGAAAAATACGAAGGCCATGGCAAGCTTCTCACCAAGATTTTTGACCTCGTGGTGGAGCCCAAACTGGTGCAGCCGACTTTCATAACCCACTATCCCCTTGAGGTGTCGCCGCTGTCCCGAAAAAACGATCGGGAGCCGCACCTGACAGATCGCTTTGAACTCTTCATTGCAGGCCGGGAAATGGCCAATGCCTTTTCGGAACTGAACGACCCTCGGGACCAAAGGGAAAGGTTTCGGCGCCAGCTGGAAGCGCGAGAAGCCGGAGATGAGGAAGCGCACCTGATGGATGAGGATTACATTCGAGCTCTCGAATACGGAATGCCTCCGGCCGCCGGAGAAGGAATCGGCATCGACCGCATGGTCATGCTTTTTACCGATTCGCCGAGCATTCGCGATGTGATCTTGTTTCCACATCTTCGTCCCGAAAAGAAGCAGTAG
- a CDS encoding (Fe-S)-binding protein yields MEALTPRKLQDDVRQYLNQFDLNLCLTCGTCSNGCPITGTPGMEGWDTRKVIRMLALGLLDEVVQSKFPWVCTGCGRCAHACPMGIDIVAILGHMKHLRPRDQVPGILHKGVENVLATGNNMAIPQEDYLFLMADLGAELAADECPGFYVPVDKPGADILFFPNSKEVFSDNEDMKWWWKIFYAAKENWTIPLENWEAVDWGLFTGNYEATKILAKRKIEHMKRLGVKRMIMPDCGGGSYGCRKGMKVCSMEDPTNRVDYIYLYDYLKEIIETGRIRLDKSRKAGKVFTWHDSCKHGRELERNFGKGYYEEPRWIIQQCVDQFVDMEPNRSCNYCCGAGGGNWPAPFEEESAFHGRYKVRQIKNSGADVVVVGCSNCRDQMMRRLPKYYPEDAKYEVKYIWQLVAEALVLEPWSDEEVARAEEEARAQWERLGVDMEGDLE; encoded by the coding sequence ATGGAAGCCCTCACACCGCGTAAGCTTCAAGACGATGTTCGCCAGTATCTCAACCAGTTTGATCTCAATCTTTGCCTCACCTGCGGCACCTGTTCCAACGGTTGCCCTATTACGGGGACGCCGGGCATGGAAGGCTGGGATACGCGTAAGGTGATCCGCATGTTGGCTTTGGGGCTTTTGGACGAGGTGGTGCAGTCCAAGTTCCCATGGGTGTGCACAGGATGTGGCCGCTGTGCCCATGCGTGCCCCATGGGCATCGACATTGTGGCGATTCTTGGTCACATGAAGCATCTGCGGCCTCGGGACCAAGTTCCAGGCATTCTGCACAAGGGCGTTGAAAATGTGTTGGCAACGGGTAACAACATGGCCATTCCCCAGGAAGATTATCTTTTTCTGATGGCCGATTTGGGTGCCGAACTGGCCGCCGATGAGTGTCCCGGTTTTTACGTGCCGGTGGATAAGCCGGGTGCTGACATCCTCTTTTTTCCCAACAGTAAGGAAGTTTTCTCTGACAATGAAGACATGAAGTGGTGGTGGAAGATCTTTTATGCTGCCAAGGAAAACTGGACCATTCCACTGGAGAATTGGGAGGCGGTGGACTGGGGCTTGTTTACGGGAAATTATGAAGCCACCAAGATCTTGGCCAAACGCAAGATTGAGCACATGAAACGCCTTGGTGTTAAGCGCATGATTATGCCCGATTGCGGCGGAGGATCCTACGGCTGCCGAAAGGGGATGAAGGTCTGTTCAATGGAAGACCCCACCAACCGCGTCGACTATATTTATCTGTATGATTATTTGAAAGAAATTATAGAGACGGGTCGAATTCGCCTGGATAAGAGCCGCAAGGCAGGCAAGGTCTTCACCTGGCACGATTCCTGTAAACACGGCCGCGAGTTGGAACGCAACTTTGGTAAAGGTTACTACGAAGAACCCCGCTGGATCATTCAGCAGTGTGTGGACCAGTTCGTCGACATGGAACCCAACCGGAGCTGCAACTATTGTTGTGGTGCCGGCGGCGGTAATTGGCCCGCGCCCTTTGAGGAAGAATCGGCCTTTCACGGGCGCTACAAGGTGCGCCAGATTAAAAACAGCGGCGCCGATGTCGTGGTCGTGGGCTGCTCCAACTGCCGTGATCAGATGATGAGACGGTTGCCCAAATATTATCCGGAAGACGCGAAGTACGAGGTGAAATACATTTGGCAACTGGTGGCGGAAGCTCTTGTATTAGAACCGTGGAGCGATGAAGAGGTGGCTCGGGCCGAAGAGGAAGCGCGGGCACAGTGGGAGCGGCTTGGCGTGGACATGGAGGGGGATCTGGAGTAG
- a CDS encoding lipoprotein-releasing ABC transporter permease subunit → MQFELFVSLRYLMAKRRHAFISLITLISVAGVAVGVMALIVVLAVMNGFQHDLRDRILGITSHAVIGHFQGIFDGYAHLVQEIEREDGVEAATPFVLTQVMVNSGKFISGAILRGIDPKTAPRVTRLEQSLLQGTLASLLSSREDASFTERPAPSIIVGVELAARLGVQTNDYVTLISPTGQTTPAGRVPKSRLYRVVGLFKSGMYEYDNTLAYVHIRDAQKLLGIGDAVSGIEVKVKDIYAAASVSNKLQKKLGYPYWVRDWMQMNHNLFSALKLEKVVMFIILTLIILVAAFNIVSSLIMMVMEKTKDIAILKAMGATTHKVRRIFVLEGLLIGVVGTVLGLVGGFTLCELLKRYQFIELPRDVYYISTLPVRTEPLDVVLIACAAVAICLVATFYPSKQAAKLHPAEALRYE, encoded by the coding sequence ATGCAGTTTGAGCTTTTTGTCAGTCTCCGCTACCTGATGGCCAAAAGAAGGCATGCCTTCATCTCCCTGATCACCTTGATTTCGGTGGCCGGCGTGGCCGTTGGGGTCATGGCTCTGATAGTCGTTTTGGCCGTCATGAACGGTTTTCAGCACGATTTGAGGGACCGCATCTTGGGCATCACATCCCATGCCGTCATCGGTCATTTTCAAGGCATCTTTGACGGGTATGCTCATCTGGTGCAAGAAATTGAACGGGAAGACGGGGTTGAGGCGGCGACACCCTTCGTGCTCACCCAAGTCATGGTGAATTCCGGCAAGTTCATCTCCGGGGCCATTCTGCGGGGCATCGACCCGAAAACGGCCCCCAGGGTGACGCGGCTGGAACAAAGCCTTCTTCAAGGCACCCTCGCCTCCCTTTTATCGTCCCGTGAAGACGCATCGTTCACAGAGCGTCCTGCGCCGAGCATCATTGTTGGCGTCGAACTGGCGGCCCGCCTGGGCGTTCAGACCAACGACTATGTGACCCTGATTTCCCCCACGGGGCAGACCACGCCTGCAGGGCGCGTTCCCAAGAGTCGGCTTTATCGGGTGGTTGGTCTTTTTAAATCAGGCATGTATGAATACGATAACACTCTGGCCTATGTCCATATCAGGGATGCCCAGAAGCTTTTGGGAATCGGCGATGCTGTGAGCGGCATCGAAGTCAAGGTGAAGGATATTTATGCGGCCGCCTCCGTCTCTAATAAGCTGCAAAAAAAACTTGGCTATCCCTATTGGGTTCGAGACTGGATGCAGATGAACCACAATCTATTCTCGGCACTCAAGCTGGAAAAGGTCGTCATGTTTATCATACTCACTTTGATCATCTTGGTTGCCGCCTTTAACATTGTCAGTTCTTTAATCATGATGGTCATGGAAAAAACCAAAGACATCGCCATTCTCAAAGCCATGGGCGCCACCACGCATAAGGTTCGGCGCATCTTCGTTTTGGAAGGGTTACTCATCGGCGTGGTGGGCACCGTCCTGGGACTCGTGGGTGGCTTTACCCTATGCGAACTACTCAAGCGCTACCAGTTCATCGAGCTTCCCAGGGACGTGTATTACATATCCACCCTGCCGGTTCGCACGGAACCGCTGGACGTGGTCCTCATTGCCTGTGCGGCGGTTGCGATTTGTCTTGTGGCGACGTTTTATCCGTCAAAGCAGGCCGCCAAGCTTCATCCTGCGGAGGCGCTGCGTTATGAATGA
- a CDS encoding acyl-CoA dehydratase activase, giving the protein MAIIGLDVGSRSIERVVLEESSGKWTWEKAPTTFDPLAQCRRLLAHVDGCSVVVTGYGRRLVAEQFPHLCARTVTEIQAYARGVHHLYPQARTVLDIGGQDTKVIALSAHGSVAKFEMNDRCAAGTGKFLEFMASSLQVPLEAFGHFALQADKQVEINSMCTVFAESEATSLMARGERPQNIAMALHRAVVRRTLAMLRRVGGASPLVFAGGVAHNPCVCRLLSESLGEAMIVAENPDVIGALGAALIGASG; this is encoded by the coding sequence ATGGCGATAATTGGCCTTGATGTGGGGAGCCGATCCATTGAGCGGGTGGTTCTGGAGGAATCCTCTGGAAAATGGACGTGGGAGAAAGCCCCCACCACCTTTGATCCTTTGGCGCAGTGTCGAAGGCTTTTGGCCCATGTGGATGGATGCTCCGTGGTGGTCACCGGATACGGACGCCGACTGGTGGCGGAACAGTTTCCACACCTTTGCGCGCGCACCGTGACCGAAATTCAGGCTTACGCTCGAGGCGTCCACCACCTGTATCCGCAGGCTCGAACCGTCTTGGATATCGGAGGTCAAGACACCAAGGTCATTGCCTTGTCCGCCCACGGTTCTGTCGCCAAATTTGAAATGAACGATCGATGTGCTGCCGGAACCGGAAAGTTCTTGGAGTTTATGGCCTCATCCCTTCAGGTTCCCTTGGAAGCCTTTGGACACTTTGCCTTGCAGGCGGACAAACAAGTCGAGATCAACAGCATGTGTACCGTTTTTGCCGAATCCGAAGCCACCTCCTTGATGGCTCGCGGAGAAAGACCTCAGAATATCGCCATGGCGCTGCATCGAGCCGTCGTGCGCCGCACTTTGGCCATGCTGCGTCGCGTGGGCGGGGCGTCGCCTTTGGTTTTTGCCGGCGGCGTGGCGCACAATCCCTGCGTGTGCCGGCTTTTGAGCGAATCTCTGGGCGAGGCCATGATCGTTGCCGAGAATCCCGACGTGATCGGCGCCTTGGGCGCCGCCTTGATCGGAGCGTCAGGGTGA